The Dama dama isolate Ldn47 chromosome 25, ASM3311817v1, whole genome shotgun sequence genome window below encodes:
- the LOC133046624 gene encoding syncytin-1-like yields the protein MNLRGGKSKSLLTVKVQKRGSFVSTCHKPNGRNICFYPITHWGYSDGGGVLEQNREKKQEQVIKNIISRLQATPEPHKRLDLLSQLRPLLKPPSGNQHLTRLLNSSFQFFQYTQHTSQCWICMSLSPSPHIAIPLPSTWLSQGNYTSPSQQKTTPLIGPVSDKVLLSASSNLTCINYSSPNYTGLTNSAPSFCSTWVLWNSTNNCTNPGIFILCGTYAYSCLPLDPPGPCILVFLTPGLTFLKEEEIEQIVCPQGKLSHRKRRAVIAPLLIGTGIAAALGTGIGGISTSAHFYYKLSQELNEDMEQVVESFVSIQKQINSLASVALQNRRALDLLTAEKGGTCLFLGEDCCYFVNETGIVQGRVKELRDRIEHCRKELQNLYIPQNLFQQILPWLLPFLGPLVLIILFLLFGPCLFNLFQRFLQERIRAISRDQVKTILLLESLTSSSEKGDCGP from the coding sequence ATGAACCTCAGGGGTGGGAAGTCCAAATCCCTACTCACTGTCAAAGTACAAAAGAGAGGGAGTTTCGTGAGTACCTGCCATAAGCCAAATGGAAGAAACATATGTTTTTATCCCATTACTCACTGGGGGTACTCAGACGGAGGTGGAGTACTAGAACAAAAtcgggaaaagaaacaagaacaagTTATAAAGAACATAATTTCCCGGTTACAGGCGACCCCTGAGCCTCACAAACGCCTagacctcctttcccaattacggCCTCTCCTAAAACCTCCCTCTGGCAACCAACACCTTACCCGCCTTCTCAACTCTTCCTTCCAATTCTTCcagtacacacaacacacatcccAGTGCTGGATATGCATGTCACTGTCTCCCTCACCACACATAGCAATTCCCTTACCCTCAACCTGGCTGTCACAGGGCAACTATACCTCCCCTTCCCAACAGAAAACTACACCACTCATTGGGCCAGTCTCTGACAAGGTCCTACTCTCAGCCTCTTCAAACCTAACCTGTATTAACTACTCTAGTCCCAACTACACTGGTCTTACAAACTCGGCTCCCTCCTTCTGCTCCACTTGGGTTCTGTGGAACAGCACAAATAATTGCACCAATCCAGGAATCTTCATTCTCTGTGGGACCTATGCATATTCATGCCTCCCTTTAGACCCCCCTGGACCCTGCATCTTGGTCTTCCTCACCCCAGGCCTAACATTCctcaaagaggaagagatagaacAAATAGTTTGCCCCCAAGGAAAACTTTCCCACAGAAAAAGACGAGCTGTCATAGCCCCCCTCCTGATTGGGACTGGCATAGCAGCAGCCCTAGGCACCGGGATTGGAGGCATCTCGACCTCTGCCCATTTCTATTACAAGCTGTCCCAAGAACTTAATGAAGACATGGAGCAGGTAGTAGAGTCCTTCGTTTCAATCCAAAAACAAATTAACTCATTAGCTTCTGTGGCCCTACAAAATAGGAGAGCCCTAGACCTTCTCACCGCAGAAAAGGGAGGGACCTGCCTTTTCCTAGGAGAAGACTGCTGTTATTTTGTTAATGAAACAGGCATAGTCCAGGGCCGAGTCAAAGAACTTAGAGACAGAATTGAACACTGCAGAAAAGAGTTACAAAACCTTTACATTCCCCAAAACCTGTTTCAACAGATACTCCCTTGGTTGCTCCCTTTCCTGGGACCATTGGTGCTTATCATTCTATTCCTCTTATTTGGACCCTGTCTCTTTAATCTCTTTCAAAGGTTTCTCCAAGAACGGATTCGGGCCATCTCTCGAGATCAGGTCAAGACCATTCTTCTTCTCGAGAGCCTCACCTCAAGTTCAGAAAAAGGAGACTGTGGGCCCTAG